The following are encoded in a window of Cucurbita pepo subsp. pepo cultivar mu-cu-16 chromosome LG12, ASM280686v2, whole genome shotgun sequence genomic DNA:
- the LOC111806645 gene encoding primary amine oxidase-like, which yields MAKFSHSKLILFFLPLLISLRTAVAAPAGRRHPLDPLSRDEIELVRSLVINSIRNLSTTNITFQYVALADPNKQSVLSWLSNPKTPPPPRRATAIVRYNSSTHEILIDLDQKAIISDRVYSGPAYSVFTLSELLDAVALPQSHPLFVAAMKKRRLKVEDVICACYSVGWFGEKMKQRRMVKLQCYYSNGSVNLYMRPVEGVTVTVDLDQMKIIGFRDRYEAPMPKADGTEYRPSMLKPPFLPPLNGVKMVQPEGPSFKVNGHLISWSNWELHVGFDKRAGPIISLASIYDLEKQKRRQVMYKGFISELFVPYMDLTEEWYYRTFFDAGEYGLGQYAASLEPLRDCPENAVFMDTYIAAGDGRPMKMANTFCIFERHAGDIMWRHTERAIPNRIIRETRAEVSLVVRMVATVANYDYVLDWEFKQSGSIIATVGLTGLLAVKASKYTHRDQIMEEVYGTLISENTIGVNHDHFFTYYLDLDVDGGTNSFVKSNFRTVRPPNPDNPRRSYWTVVSETAKTEADARIKFGRQEAELVVVNPNRRTRMGNPVGYRLIPKSTAGPLMSVDDYPQIRAAFTNYNVWVTPYNSSEKWASGLYTDQSRGNDTLATWTLRNREIENKDIVMWYTLGVHHAPCQEDFPLMPTLSTGFELRPTNFFESNPVLKVTPPRPLNRSVCAH from the exons atgGCAAAATTTAGCCACTCCAAActcattctcttcttccttccgcTCCTAATTTCCCTCCGGACCGCCGTGGCCGCCCCTGCCGGCCGCCGTCACCCTCTGGACCCACTCTCACGGGACGAAATCGAACTCGTACGATCACTCGTCATCAACTCTATTCGCAACCTCTCCACCACCAACATCACGTTCCAATACGTCGCCCTCGCCGATCCCAACAAGCAATCTGTACTCTCATGGCTCTCAAACCCCAAAACCCCGCCGCCACCCCGACGCGCCACCGCCATCGTCCGTTACAACAGTTCCACACACGAGATCCTCATAGACCTGGACCAAAAAGCTATAATCTCGGACCGGGTCTACTCCGGTCCAGCCTACTCTGTGTTCACATTGAGCGAGCTGTTAGACGCCGTCGCTCTTCCGCAGTCCCACCCACTGTTCGTGGCGGCGATGAAAAAGAGAAGGCTGAAAGTGGAAGATGTAATTTGCGCGTGTTATAGCGTTGGGTGGTTCGGGGAAAAAATGAAGCAAAGGAGAATGGTGAAGCTTCAATGTTATTATTCGAATGGGAGTGTGAATTTGTACATGAGGCCGGTGGAAGGCGTGACCGTGACCGTTGATCTCGATCAGATGAAGATTATTGGGTTTCGAGATCGATACGAGGCTCCGATGCCAAAGGCCGATGGAACTGAATACAGACCATCTATGCTCAAACCGCCATTTTTGCCACCTTTGAACGGAGTTAAGATGGTGCAGCCGGAAGGACCCAGCTTCAAAGTCAACGGTCACTTAATTAG TTGGTCAAATTGGGAATTACACGTAGGATTCGACAAGAGAGCAGGGCCAATCATATCGCTAGCATCAATCTACGACCTCGAAAAGCAAAAGCGCCGACAAGTAATGTACAAAGGTTTCATATCGGAGCTGTTCGTACCCTACATGGATTTAACCGAAGAATGGTATTACCGGACATTTTTCGACGCGGGCGAGTACGGCTTAGGACAATACGCAGCGTCATTAGAGCCACTCAGAGACTGCCCAGAAAACGCAGTGTTTATGGACACGTACATAGCTGCCGGAGATGGGAGGCCGATGAAGATGGCCAACACTTTCTGTATATTCGAACGCCACGCCGGTGATATCATGTGGCGTCACACCGAGCGCGCCATTCCAAATAGAATC ATTAGAGAGACGAGGGCGGAAGTGAGCTTGGTGGTGAGGATGGTGGCTACTGTGGCTAATTATGACTATGTTTTGGACTGGGAATTTAAGCAGAGCGGCTCCATTATCGCTACT GTTGGGTTGACCGGTTTGCTAGCAGTGAAGGCATCAAAATATACTCACAGAGACCAAATAATGGAGGAAGTGTACGGCACGTTGATATCCGAGAATACGATTGGGGTCAACCATGACCACTTCTTCACCTACTATCTCGATCTCGACGTCGACGGCGGCACCAACTCGTTCGTTAAATCCAACTTCCGCACTGTCCGACCACCGAATCCCGATAACCCTAGGAGGAGCTATTGGACGGTGGTCTCCGAGACGGCGAAAACAGAGGCGGATGCGAGGATCAAATTTGGGCGTCAAGAGGCGGAGTTGGTGGTTGTTAACCCTAATCGGAGGACCAGAATGGGGAATCCCGTCGGGTATCGTTTGATTCCGAAGTCGACGGCGGGTCCCCTTATGAGTGTTGACGATTACCCCCAAATTAGGGCGGCGTTCACGAATTACAATGTGTGGGTTACACCGTATAATAGCTCTGAGAAATGGGCCTCTGGGCTCTACACAGATCAGAGCCGTGGAAATGATACGTTGGCTACTTGGACTCTCAG GAACAGGGAGATAGAGAACAAGGACATAGTAATGTGGTACACTCTCGGAGTTCATCATGCGCCTTGCCAAGAAGATTTCCCATTAATGCCAACGCTCAGCACTGGGTTTGAGTTGAGACCGACCAATTTCTTCGAAAGCAATCCAGTGCTTAAAGTCACCCCTCCCCGCCCGCTCAACCGCTCCGTTTGCGCTCACTAA
- the LOC111806978 gene encoding primary amine oxidase-like → MAKFNPSKLFLFFLPLLISLLSAAAAAAVRRHPLDPLSPDEFDLIRSLITDSLPNPSTTNVTFQYVALADPNKQSLLSWHSNPKTPPPPRRAAATVRYNSATHEILIDLGKKAIISNRVYSGPAYAPFTFEEQFAAAALPPSHPPFAAAMKKRGLKMEEVVCACFSVGWFGEKRKQKRTVKVQCYYLDGSVNLYMRLVEGVTVTVDLDQMKIIGFRDRYEAPIPKADGTDYRESMLKPPFLPPLNGIKMVQPEGPSFRVNGHSISWSNWKLHVGFDERAGPIISLASIYDIEKQKHRQVLYRAFISELFVPYMDLTQEWSYRTFFDSGEYGFGQCAVPLEPLRDCPENAVFMDTYMAAGDGRPVKMPNTFCIFERHAGDIMWRHTEGTIPNRVVRETRPEVSLVVRMVAAVGNYDYIVDWEFKQSGSIIANVGLTGLLEVRASKYTHSDQIKEEVYGALISENTIGVRHDHFLIYHLDLDIDGGLNSFVKSNLRTVRPPTPDSPRKSYWTVVSETARTEADARIKFGSQAAELAVVNPNRRTRLGNPVGYRLIPKSAAGPLMSVDDYPQIRAAFTNYDVWVTPYNNSEKWASGPYTDQSRGDDTLATWSLRNREIEEKDIVMWYTMGFHHVPCQEDFPLMPTLSSGFELRPTNFFESNPVLKVTPSRPFNRSICPL, encoded by the exons aTGGCAAAGTTTAACCCCTCAAaactttttctcttcttcctcccacTCCTCATTTCCCTcctctccgccgccgccgccgccgccgtccgCCGTCACCCTCTGGACCCACTCTCACCGGACGAATTCGATCTCATCCGGTCACTCATCACCGACTCCCTCCCCAACCCCTCCACCACCAACGTCACGTTCCAATACGTCGCCCTCGCCGATCCCAACAAGCAGTCTCTACTCTCATGGCACTCAAACCCCAAAACCCCACCGCCGCCCCGACGCGCCGCCGCCACCGTCCGTTACAACAGTGCCACTCACGAGATCCTCATAGACCTGGGCAAAAAAGCTATAATCTCGAACCGGGTCTACTCCGGTCCAGCCTACGCGCCGTTTACATTCGAGGAGCAGTTCGCCGCCGCCGCTCTTCCGCCGTCACACCCACCGTTCGCGGCGGCGATGAAAAAAAGAGGgctgaaaatggaagaggtgGTTTGCGCGTGTTTTAGCGTTGGATGGTTTGGGGAAAAGAGAAAGCAAAAGAGGACGGTGAAGGTTCAGTGCTACTATTTGGATGGGAGTGTGAATTTGTACATGAGACTGGTGGAAGGCGTAACGGTGACCGTCGATCTCGATCAGATGAAGATTATTGGGTTTCGAGATAGATATGAGGCTCCGATTCCGAAGGCCGATGGAACCGATTACAGAGAATCGATGCTCAAGCCGCCATTTTTGCCTCCTTTGAACGGAATAAAGATGGTGCAGCCGGAAGGCCCCAGCTTCAGAGTCAACGGCCACTCCATTAG TTGGTCAAACTGGAAATTACACGTGGGCTTCGACGAGAGAGCAGGACCAATCATATCGCTAGCATCAATCTACGATATCGAAAAGCAAAAGCACCGACAAGTACTATACAGAGCTTTCATATCGGAGCTGTTCGTACCCTACATGGATTTAACCCAAGAATGGTCCTACCGGACGTTCTTCGACTCCGGCGAGTACGGCTTCGGGCAGTGCGCAGTACCATTAGAGCCACTCAGAGACTGCCCAGAAAACGCAGTGTTTATGGACACGTACATGGCGGCCGGAGATGGGAGGCCGGTAAAGATGCCCAACACGTTCTGTATCTTCGAACGCCACGCCGGTGATATCATGTGGCGGCACACGGAGGGCACGATTCCCAATAGAGTT GTCAGAGAGACAAGGCCGGAAGTTAGCTTGGTGGTCAGGATGGTGGCGGCTGTCGGCAACTATGATTATATTGTCGATTGGGAATTTAAGCAGAGCGGCTCCATTATTGCAAAT GTCGGGTTAACGGGTTTACTGGAAGTAAGGGCATCAAAATACACTCACAGTGACCAAATAAAGGAGGAAGTGTACGGCGCGTTGATCTCCGAGAATACGATCGGCGTCCGCCATGACCACTTCCTCATCTACCATCTCGATCTCGACATCGACGGCGGCCTCAACTCCTTCGTCAAATCCAACCTCCGCACAGTCCGACCACCGACCCCCGATTCCCCTAGGAAGAGCTATTGGACGGTGGTCTCCGAGACGGCCAGAACAGAGGCCGATGCGAGGATCAAATTCGGCAGTCAAGCGGCGGAGTTGGCGGTTGTTAATCCCAATCGGAGGACCAGATTGGGGAATCCCGTCGGGTACCGTCTGATTCCGAAGTCGGCGGCGGGTCCCCTTATGAGTGTTGACGATTACCCCCAAATTAGGGCAGCGTTCACGAATTACGATGTGTGGGTTACACCGTATAATAACTCTGAGAAATGGGCCTCTGGGCCCTACACAGATCAGAGCCGTGGAGATGATACCTTGGCTACTTGGAGTCTAAG GAACAGGGAGATAGAGGAGAAGGACATAGTGATGTGGTACACGATGGGGTTTCATCATGTGCCTTGCCAAGAAGATTTCCCATTAATGCCAACGCTGagcagtgggtttgagctgaGGCCAACCAATTTCTTCGAGAGCAATCCTGTTCTTAAAGTCACCCCTTCCCGCCCATTCAACCGCTCCATTTGCCCTCTCTGA
- the LOC111806422 gene encoding primary amine oxidase 1-like yields MALPLFLLLVLHLHFSTAAPPPHFHPLDPLNPAELDQIRLIIQKSHLGNLQNLTFHFVDLEEPEKKHVLSWLSSGEQNSHTHLCPPPRQAKVVVRAADSTHELLVDLATRSVKSDHVYNGHGYPPFTFLELFQASKLPLNYPKFKASIHRRGLNLSHVSCIPFTVGWYGEKTTKRVLKAACFYREGTSNVFSRPIEGIITLIDVDSMKIIDYSDRFTAPLPESEGTDYQSKKTEHKSTNPNATKTHFTVEGHRVKWENWVFHVGFNARAGVIISTASIFDDEKKKFRRVLYRGHISETFVPYMDPTNEWYFRTFMDIGEFGFGRSADTLQPLIDCPESAEYLDGYMAGADGRAQKVTRAICIFERQSGDVLWRHTEINIPGKVIRRGEAERSLVVRMVANVGNYDYVLDWEFKRSGSIKIGIALTGLLEVKATPYRNNVDITEETYGTLIAANTVAVNHDHFLTYYLDLDVDGTDNSFVKAKLTTQVPTTKVNATSPRKSYWKINRETIKTETQAKLQLTSHEPAELLFVNPNKKTKIGNTVGYRLITGQPVNSLLADDDYPQIRAAYTKYPLWVTPYNKSERWPVGFYADRSRGDDGLAVWAKRNRRIENRDIVVWYTVGFHHSPCQEEFPAMTALHGGFELRPANYFDRNPLLK; encoded by the exons ATGgctcttcctctgtttcttcttcttgttcttcaccTTCATTTCTCCACGGCGGCGCCGCCACCCCATTTCCATCCACTCGACCCTCTAAACCCGGCGGAGCTCGACCAAATAAGGCTCATTATCCAAAAATCCCACCTGGGAAACCTTCAAAATCTCACATTTCACTTCGTTGACTTGGAGGAACCAGAGAAGAAACATGTTCTTTCCTGGCTCTCTTCCGGTGAACAAAACAGCCACACCCACCTCTGCCCCCCGCCGCGTCAAGCCAAGGTTGTGGTTCGTGCGGCGGATTCCACCCACGAGCTACTTGTAGACCTTGCCACACGGTCGGTCAAATCCGACCATGTCTATAACGGCCATGGATACCCTCCTTTCACTTTTCTCGAGCTCTTCCAAGCTAGTAAATTACCTCTCAATTACCCAAAATTCAAAGCCTCCATTCATAGGAGAGGCTTGAATTTGTCTCATGTTTCTTGCATCCCATTTACAGTCGGCTGGTACGGCGAGAAAACGACCAAAAGGGTTCTAAAAGCTGCGTGCTTTTACAGAGAAGGAACCAGCAATGTCTTCTCCCGGCCAATTGAAGGTATCATTACACTAATCGACGTCGATTCGATGAAAATCATCGACTATTCCGACAGATTCACCGCCCCTTTACCGGAATCAGAAGGCACCGATTACCAATCAAAGAAAACAGAGCACAAATCCACCAATCCCAACGCgacaaaaacccatttcaccGTCGAAGGCCATCGAGTAAAATGGGAAAATTGGGTCTTCCACGTTGGGTTCAACGCCAGAGCCGGAGTTATTATCTCGACGGCCTCCATTTTCGACGacgagaagaagaaattccGACGAGTGCTTTACAGAGGACATATTTCAGAGACGTTTGTGCCGTATATGGATCCAACAAATGAATGGTACTTCAGAACCTTCATGGATATCGGAGAGTTTGGATTTGGGCGGTCCGCGGACACTCTGCAGCCGCTGATTGACTGCCCGGAATCCGCCGAGTATCTCGATGGGTACATGGCCGGCGCCGACGGGCGGGCGCAGAAGGTAACCAGAGCAATCTGTATCTTCGAACGCCAATCAGGGGACGTTTTATGGAGACATACAGAGATCAATATTCCTGGAAAAGTG ATTAGACGAGGGGAGGCGGAGAGGAGCTTGGTGGTTAGAATGGTGGCAAATGTTGGGAATTATGACTATGTTCTTGACTGGGAATTCAAAAGGAGTGGCTCTATTAAAATTGGG ATAGCTTTAACGGGGCTTTTGGAGGTGAAGGCCACACCGTACAGAAACAACGTAGATATAACGGAAGAAACATACGGAACTCTGATCGCCGCCAACACGGTGGCCGTCAACCACGACCACTTCCTAACCTACTACCTTGACCTCGACGTTGACGGCACCGACAACTCCTTCGTCAAAGCCAAGTTGACTACGCAAGTGCCGACAACGAAGGTCAACGCCACGTCACCCCGGAAAAGCTACTGGAAAATTAACAGAGAGACCATCAAAACCGAAACTCAAGCCAAGCTTCAGCTGACCTCCCACGAGCCAGCCGAGCTCTTATTTGTAAACCCCAATAAGAAGACAAAGATTGGGAATACGGTTGGCTACCGGCTCATCACCGGACAACCGGTTAATTCCTTACTGGCCGACGATGACTACCCTCAAATCAGAGCGGCTTACACTAAGTACCCGTTATGGGTGACTCCTTATAACAAGTCGGAGAGATGGCCGGTCGGGTTTTACGCCGATCGGAGCCGTGGTGATGATGGCTTAGCTGTTTGGGCCAAAAg GAATAGAAGAATTGAGAATAGAGATATTGTTGTATGGTACACGGTGGGGTTCCATCACAGCCCTTGTCAAGAGGAGTTTCCGGCGATGACGGCTCTCCATGGCGGTTTCGAGCTCCGACCAGCTAATTACTTTGATAGAAATCCTTTGCTTAAAtga
- the LOC111806371 gene encoding uncharacterized protein LOC111806371 isoform X2, giving the protein MASSLDCLLFDLDDTLYPFSTGIAAACKKNIEDFLIEKFGFPKTQAPILRTELFKTYGSTLAGLRALGYDIHADDYHDFVHGRLPYDRIKQDFQLRRLLLTIPQRKIIFTNSDMKHATEVLGRLGLEGCFEKIICFETMNPNLPTATRPNEFPVVLKPSMDAMRIALDAADIDPRRTLFLDDSLRNIAAGKAIGLRTVLVGKSSKSKEADYAMEAVLNLAQVVPEIRVAIESNSGNEMINRSRSEVDLVLMATTVGA; this is encoded by the exons ATGGCTTCTTCTTTGGATTGCCTCCTTTTCG ATTTGGATGACACTCTGTACCCTTTCAGCACTGGAATTGCAGCTGCTTGCAAGAAAAACATCGAAG ATTTTCTCATCGAGAAATTTGGATTCCCGAAAACCCAAGCTCCGATTCTCCGGACAGAGCTTTTTAAAACATACGGCAGCACTCTGGCTGGTTTGCGA GCATTGGGCTATGACATTCATGCCGATGATTACCATGA TTTCGTGCACGGGAGGCTGCCGTACGACCGGATCAAACAGGACTTTCAGCTCCGGCGTCTCTTACTGACTATTCCGCAAAGAAAAATC ATATTCACGAATTCCGACATGAAGCATGCGACCGAAGTTCTCGGTCGATTGGGCTTAGAGGGTTGTTTCGAGAAGATCATATGTTTCGAGACGATGAATCCAAATCTTCCGACGGCGACTCGGCCGAACGAGTTCCCGGTCGTTCTCAAGCCGTCGATGGACGCCATGAGAATCGCTCTAGACGCCGCCGACATTGACCCCCGTCGTACG CTGTTCCTCGACGACAGCCTCCGCAACATCGCCGCCGGAAAAGCCATCGGCCTCCGTACCGTTCTG GTGGGAAAATCATCGAAGAGTAAGGAGGCGGATTATGCGATGGAGGCGGTGCTTAATTTGGCACAAGTAGTTCCAGAGATACGGGTAGCTATAGAATCAAACAGTGGCAATGAAATGATCAATCGGAGTCGGAGCGAAGTTGATTTGGTTCTCATGGCAACAACTGTCGGTGCTTAG
- the LOC111806371 gene encoding uncharacterized protein LOC111806371 isoform X1, with the protein MASSLDCLLFGSLFLFFLLLFFLQDFRILTMFFHTDLDDTLYPFSTGIAAACKKNIEDFLIEKFGFPKTQAPILRTELFKTYGSTLAGLRALGYDIHADDYHDFVHGRLPYDRIKQDFQLRRLLLTIPQRKIIFTNSDMKHATEVLGRLGLEGCFEKIICFETMNPNLPTATRPNEFPVVLKPSMDAMRIALDAADIDPRRTLFLDDSLRNIAAGKAIGLRTVLVGKSSKSKEADYAMEAVLNLAQVVPEIRVAIESNSGNEMINRSRSEVDLVLMATTVGA; encoded by the exons ATGGCTTCTTCTTTGGATTGCCTCCTTTTCGGTagcttgttcttgttcttcttgttgttgttcttcctcCAAGATTTTAGGATTCTTACTATGTTTTTTCATACAGATTTGGATGACACTCTGTACCCTTTCAGCACTGGAATTGCAGCTGCTTGCAAGAAAAACATCGAAG ATTTTCTCATCGAGAAATTTGGATTCCCGAAAACCCAAGCTCCGATTCTCCGGACAGAGCTTTTTAAAACATACGGCAGCACTCTGGCTGGTTTGCGA GCATTGGGCTATGACATTCATGCCGATGATTACCATGA TTTCGTGCACGGGAGGCTGCCGTACGACCGGATCAAACAGGACTTTCAGCTCCGGCGTCTCTTACTGACTATTCCGCAAAGAAAAATC ATATTCACGAATTCCGACATGAAGCATGCGACCGAAGTTCTCGGTCGATTGGGCTTAGAGGGTTGTTTCGAGAAGATCATATGTTTCGAGACGATGAATCCAAATCTTCCGACGGCGACTCGGCCGAACGAGTTCCCGGTCGTTCTCAAGCCGTCGATGGACGCCATGAGAATCGCTCTAGACGCCGCCGACATTGACCCCCGTCGTACG CTGTTCCTCGACGACAGCCTCCGCAACATCGCCGCCGGAAAAGCCATCGGCCTCCGTACCGTTCTG GTGGGAAAATCATCGAAGAGTAAGGAGGCGGATTATGCGATGGAGGCGGTGCTTAATTTGGCACAAGTAGTTCCAGAGATACGGGTAGCTATAGAATCAAACAGTGGCAATGAAATGATCAATCGGAGTCGGAGCGAAGTTGATTTGGTTCTCATGGCAACAACTGTCGGTGCTTAG
- the LOC111806989 gene encoding probable linoleate 9S-lipoxygenase 5: MGVCPGVEMLQKLLEEFFSRNLMKFGYGGGHGRGKRIRGSVVIMKKCLLDFKDVKASILDRVHDFFGNGVSIQLISSNPPDSGERLGVGKLEKWTTTVTPSLTAEEIELRVFFEWEESMGVPEAFIIRNNHRSQFYLKTVTLQDVPGHGGSVHFVCNSWVYPVHRYTYDRVFFSNKSYLPSETPEPLRKYREEELVNLRGNGVGELKEWDRVYDYAYYNDLGMPDSGKKYVRTVLGGSSEFPYPRRGRTGRKPAKTDPCYECRLPLLSLDVYVPRDEQFRNLKFSDFLAYGLKSIVQALLPEIKSLCDKNVNEFDSFQDVMNLYEGGMTLPNEILGSVRELVPWQLFKELMRSDGRQFLKFPVPDVIKESKTAWRTDEEFGREMLAGVNPVVIRRLEEFPPVSKLDSKTYGKQSSSITEEHIADHMNGLTVHQALDMNKLFILDHHDSLMPYISRINSTSTKTYATRTLLLLQDNGILKPLAIELSLPHPQGNHHGAVSKVFTPAESGVEGSVWQLAKAYVAVNDSGYHQLISHWLNTHAVIEPFIIATNRQLSVMHPIYKLLHPHFRDTMNINAMARQILINAGGILESTVFPGKYAMEMSAVLYKNWVFTDHALPTDLIKRGVAIPDPSSPHGLKLLIEDYPYAVDGLEIWSAIEKWVIEYCSLYYESDEMVQEDTEVQSWWTELRNVGHGDLKDEPWWPKMDTREDLIKSCTIIIWIASALHAAVNFGQYSYAGYLPNRPTVSRRFMPEPGTPEFKELETDPDLAYLKTITAQLQTLLGVSLIESLSRHSVDEIYLGQRDTPDWTSDEEAAAAFERFGDRLREIEEKIMMMNKDEKWRNRVGPVNLPYTFLFPNTSNFYEEEGLNARGIPNSVSI; this comes from the exons ATGGGTGTCTGTCCTGGCGTGGAGATGCTTCAGAAGCTCTTGGAGGAGTTTTTCTCCAGAAACTTGATGAAGTTCGGCTATGGCGGCGGCCACGGCCGAGGGAAGAGAATTAGAGGCTCAGTGGTGATTATGAAAAAGTGCCTCCTTGACTTCAAAGATGTTAAGGCTTCGATTCTCGATCGAGTTCATGATTTCTTTGGAAATGGCGTTTCCATTCAGCTCATCAGCTCGAATCCGCCTGATTCAGGAGAAAGATTAGGAGTGGGGAAACTGGAGAAGTGGACAACGACGGTGACGCCGTCGTTAACGGCGGAGGAGATTGAGTTGAGAGTTTTCTTTGAATGGGAGGAGAGTATGGGAGTACCGGAAGCTTTCATCATTAGAAACAATCATCGGAGCCAGTTTTACTTGAAGACAGTGACTTTGCAGGATGTTCCCGGCCATGGCGGCTCTGTTCATTTCGTCTGCAATTCTTGGGTTTACCCTGTTCATCGCTACACTTACGACCGTGTCTTTTTCTCCAACAAG AGTTACCTTCCAAGTGAAACGCCTGAGCCACTGCGGAAATACAGAGAAGAAGAGCTTGTTAATCTCCGTGGGAATGGCGTTGGAGAGCTTAAGGAGTGGGACAGAGTTTATGACTATGCTTACTACAATGATCTTGGAATGCCAGACTCGGGAAAGAAGTATGTACGTACCGTTCTTGGTGGCTCGAGCGAGTTTCCTTATCCTCGAAGAGGACGAACCGGTCGAAAACCTGCAAAAACAG ATCCATGCTATGAATGTAGGTTGCCTCTGTTGAGTTTAGACGTTTACGTGCCGAGAGACGAGCAGTTTCGGAACCTGAAATTCTCGGATTTTCTAGCTTATGGTTTGAAGTCCATTGTTCAGGCATTGCTCCCAGAGATCAAATCTTTATGTGACAAAAATGTTAATGAGTTTGATTCCTTTCAAGATGTTATGAATCTTTATGAAGGAGGAATGACCCTACCAAATGAAATACTAGGCAGCGTTAGGGAACTGGTACCTTGGCAGCTGTTTAAGGAGCTGATGCGTTCCGATGGCCGACAATTTCTGAAGTTTCCCGTGCCTGATGTGATCAAAG AGAGCAAAACAGCTTGGAGGACAGACGAGGAGTTCGGTCGAGAAATGCTTGCTGGAGTTAACCCGGTCGTCATTCGTCGACTTGAA GAGTTCCCTCCAGTCAGCAAGTTGGATTCTAAAACATATGGGAAGCAGAGTAGTTCGATTACAGAAGAACACATAGCAGACCACATGAATGGGCTCACTGTTCATCAG GCTTTGGATATGAACAAGCTTTTCATTCTGGATCATCATGATTCACTGATGCCATACATCAGTAGAATAAACTCAACATCCACAAAGACATACGCTACCCGAACGCTCCTCCTTCTGCAGGACAATGGCATCTTGAAGCCGTTAGCTATTGAACTAAGCCTGCCACACCCACAAGGTAATCATCATGGAGCTGTGAGCAAAGTTTTCACTCCTGCAGAAAGCGGTGTCGAGGGATCGGTTTGGCAGTTGGCTAAAGCTTATGTCGCCGTGAACGATTCTGGTTATCACCAGTTGATCAGCCATTG GCTGAACACTCATGCCGTGATAGAGCCATTCATCATTGCAACAAATAGACAACTAAGTGTTATGCACCCAATCTACAAGCTTCTTCACCCACATTTCAGGGACACAATGAACATTAACGCCATGGCTAGGCAAATTCTCATAAATGCTGGTGGAATTCTCGAAAGCACTGTATTCCCAGGAAAATATGCCATGGAAATGTCAGCAGTTCTTTATAAAAACTGGGTTTTCACAGATCATGCACTCCCAACAGATCTAATCAAGAG AGGAGTGGCGATTCCTGATCCAAGTAGCCCCCATGGCCTCAAGCTTCTGATAGAGGATTATCCTTATGCCGTCGATGGGCTCGAGATCTGGTCTGCAATTGAGAAATGGGTTATAGAATATTGTTCTTTATACTACGAATCAGATGAAATGGTTCAAGAAGACACAGAAGTTCAATCATGGTGGACAGAGCTTCGTAATGTCGGGCATGGGGATTTGAAAGACGAACCATGGTGGCCGAAAATGGACACAAGAGAAGACCTAATCAAATCATGCACCATCATAATTTGGATCGCATCAGCCCTACACGCCGCAGTGAACTTCGGGCAATACTCCTACGCCGGGTACCTCCCGAACCGGCCAACAGTAAGCCGACGGTTCATGCCGGAACCAGGAACGCCGGAGTTCAAAGAACTGGAGACGGACCCGGATTTAGCTTACTTGAAGACGATAACAGCGCAGCTACAAACACTCCTCGGCGTGTCGCTGATTGAGAGTTTATCTCGACATTCGGTGGACGAGATTTATCTAGGGCAGAGAGATACGCCGGATTGGACATCCGATGAAGAAGCAGCGGCGGCGTTTGAGAGATTTGGGGATCGGCTGCGGGAGATTGAAGAGAAGATTATGATGATGAACAAGGATGAGAAATGGAGGAATCGAGTTGGGCCGGTGAATTTGCCGTACACATTTCTGTTCCCAAATACCTCGAATTTCTACGAGGAAGAAGGCCTCAATGCCAGAGGGATCCCAAATAGCGTTTCCATATGA